Genomic segment of Chloroflexota bacterium:
CGAACCCTTCTTCAGATCGTCCAGCTTCTTCTGGGCGCTCTCCAACCCGGTCTGCGCCGACACGACGCTCGCCTGGGCGGCGGCCAGATCGGCGCCGGTGCCGCCCTTGGTGAGCAGATCCAGCTTCGCCTCGGCGCTGGCGAGGCTCTCGCGGGCCTGGGCCACGCTGCCCTCGGCCGCCACCAGCTCATCCTTCTTCGGGCCGGCCTTCAGCTCGGCCAGCTTCGCCTCAGCCGAGTCCAGCGAGACCCGCGCCGACTCCACTGAGCTTTGCGCCGCCACGATCTCGTCGGCGCGAGGGCCGGCCATCAGCGCGTCGAGTTTGGCCTGCGCGGAGGTCTGGTTCGCCAGGGCCGAGTCGAGCGACGACTGGGCCGCCTGGAGCTCGGCCGGCGTGGGGCCGTTGGTGACCTCCTGGTACTTGACCTGCGCCGCCTCAAACGACGCCTGGACCGCCGCGATCTCCTCGGGAGTTGCGCCGTCGCGCAGTTGCTGCACCTTGATCTGGGCCTGCCGCACCGACGACTGGGCCGACTCAACCTTCACCTCAAACGGCGCCGGATCGAGCGCCGCGATCGGCTGGCCGACCGTCATCCGGTCGCCGAGCTTGGCGTACACCTCTTTGATCCGCCCGCCGGCCGCGAAGTTCAGCTTGACCTGTCGCGTGGAGACGGTCGTGCCGCTCGTGGAGACCGTCTGGGTGATGGTCCCGCGCCGGACGGCCACCTGCTGCCCGGTGGCTGGCGCCACGGTCGGGGTCGACCAGCGCTGATACCCGATCACGCCCAGGACGGCAAGCAGCGCCACGGCGGTCAGCCAGACCCAGCGGTTGGGGGCCGGCAAACGGGTGAGTCGTCGTGGCAAGGCCACCGGCATGTGCAAGGGCGATCACCTGAACCGTGGCGCCGGCGCAGGGGCCCGGCGGCTGAAAACGAGCACACGGCCCCGCTGGCCGTATCGAACAGTGTGCCACCGAGCTATTAACGATCTGTCAACGGTGGGCTAACGGGTAGGTAACGAAAGCGGTGGCCTCTGGCGCGGCTCAGGACGAGGCGTGCGGCGGGGCGTCGAGGTCGAGCACAGGCCCGTCCGGCGCTCCACGATCCACTTCGACGACATGCGTGATGCGGCGCAGGCGACCGACAATGCCCACGGCGGCCTCAGCCCCACTCAAGATGTCGGCCAGCGCAGGGCGAAACCAGGCCGGCAGGCGTGGGTCATCCGCGACGGCCTCGGCATAGCCGATCACGATAGCCAGTTGGTTGTTCAGCTCGTGCTGGGCCGTTCGCGCCGCCAGGAGCACGCCTTCGAGGCGCGCCAGGGACCGTTCGCTCGCGACGATCCGCTCGCGCTCCAGCGAGGCGGCGATGAGCTGAGCGACCATCTGCAACAGCCCGATGTCCTCGCTCTGCCACGCTTTCGGTTGGCGGACCGCGTCGAAGCCGAGGAAGCCAAGGAGCATGCCCCGCACCACCATCGGCACACAAACAATCGATTGGATGCTCTGCGCTTCGAACATCAACCGCTCAGCCACGGCGTCGTCCGACAATTCAGACATCGATGTCAGGGAGACAGGCTGGAACGCGTGGAGCCGGCCCATGAACCAGCGAAACTCTTCAAGCGGCACGGATTGCAGGTTGTGGATTTGCGGCTCGACGCCAGCGGCGCACCATTCGTGCGTGTTCGTGGCCTGGCTGTAGTCCGAGGTGAGCTGAAACACATAGGTGCGATCTGCTTGTGAGAATTCCCCAAGCCGCTGAAGCGTCAGATCGATGGCTTCATCGAGGCTGTCACCGGGGGCCGAGACGAACTGCGCGGCGATCGACGCGATCAGCCGTTCGGCCTCAAGCCTCCGCTCGAGTTGAGCGATAACCAGACGCTGGGCTTCATCTGACAAGCCGCGCTCAGGTGCAGGGTCGTGGAATCGATCGGGGTGGCTCATAGAACGGTCGTTTCACGCATTGGACTGAAATATGCGAGACTTCGCCATGAGACGACGCCTCCTCGCTACGGACCTTCTCCGGGCAGTGATACTTTAGAGACAACGCACAAGTATGACCACCGGGGACGCTTAAACGGTATCCAGAGCGGCCTGAAGTCCCGGCAGATGAAACAGCTTTGTGACCCGCACGTACCGGACGAGAGCCCATCTCAGGCTGGCAGACGCTCGCGCGTGGGCCGTGGGTATAGTGTTCAAGATGAGTGGACGCATGGGCGGCCGGATGGCGGCAGACGGGGTCTCGGGCCTCGGGCGTATCCGGTACGACGCGAAGAACAGGCCGGCCGGGCCGGTCTCGGCGATCTTGCCGCGCGTCGTCCGCTACTTCCGCCCGTACCTCGGAAGCTGGCTGCTGATCTTGCTGTGCATCGCGGCCAGCGCCGCCCTCAACCTC
This window contains:
- a CDS encoding GAF domain-containing protein, whose product is MSHPDRFHDPAPERGLSDEAQRLVIAQLERRLEAERLIASIAAQFVSAPGDSLDEAIDLTLQRLGEFSQADRTYVFQLTSDYSQATNTHEWCAAGVEPQIHNLQSVPLEEFRWFMGRLHAFQPVSLTSMSELSDDAVAERLMFEAQSIQSIVCVPMVVRGMLLGFLGFDAVRQPKAWQSEDIGLLQMVAQLIAASLERERIVASERSLARLEGVLLAARTAQHELNNQLAIVIGYAEAVADDPRLPAWFRPALADILSGAEAAVGIVGRLRRITHVVEVDRGAPDGPVLDLDAPPHASS